TgcagtacttttttttttttctttttccttttttgtttaaaaatattatttgacataattaattagtaatttatgCATATAAAAACTTATAATACTGAATTAACTCACGctaaatacaataaaatttaaCACAATAGAATTTGTTTCAGCCATTAGTGATACCAATTATCAACCGTGTGGAATGGGGCTAAAAAAATTTCCCTTCCTCCAAGGGTCAAGATCTCTACAGACTAGTAAATGTGGAAAAATCTCCACCACAGCTAAAAAAGGGCCCCCCAGCCCACACATGTATCTATATCTATGTTCCAACAAGGAAAAGAGGCATTGGATAAGCCATAGCTTGTAAAATGTAACGTGAggtgtttatatattaatatattataacctTTTTGAGTGTCTTAATCAAATTGAAATAATGCTATTAGCACTACATACTCTTTTAACTTATTATTAGTGACaatgtttaaaaattttaagtgtgATTGTCTACTTGTaacttttgtcttgaatttgaTATCCATTATTGTGTTCATATTTTTGTTATCTTATTATTagattcaaaaatattttaataatcataaaactcattacattttttcatatatcaaaaaaaaaaaaaagaaaaaagaagtcattgtttatacattcaatatgtaatacacacacatatataaatacacacatatgacatatgtatgtgtatatgtgtatattatataatttatttatttttattcaaattcttATTTACTTTCAAACAATAATCTTTGTTATAAAACCATTACAGTTACTAAGAATTTAATTCTAATTACAATTCCAATTCCCATTTGATTTGTAAATCAAAAGCCCCTTACTTATTAATATGTGCATAAGAAAATGGagtgtaaattttttattcttcaaaTTTCGAAGTTCTTTTCACATTATAGGAGGGgaagataaaaattaatttgaaaatctcttatataaaatttatttatttatagtaaatTAAAAGAGGGTTTCTAAAATTGATGAATTGATAGTAATgattatatgttaattttattagatAGAgcctatttttatttgttaattgtaaaatttgcgTGTCACTCTTTTTATTGgataatcaaaatttatattaatattaatttaaaatttaaaaattagttaataatgactttattattaattaatagtacAAGTAATATTTTATCTTTTCCTTCAAATATCCAAAGTTGTCCTATTGGTGAAGTCCGTCTTGTGATCCTAATTGATGAATGACCAAAATGAGGTAAATCAATCTAAAAGTTGGACTTAGAATCTTATAGTTACTAAACTAagtatatgttttatactttATACCCCAACCACCATGATCGAACCTATAATCACCTATTTAGAATTAAAATCGAAATGCCATCATACAATACAAGGTAATtggcaaataataatatattttagtatgtatacaatataatattataaatgaattGAATTCAAGTATTGTTTTGAAATTACACTAGTTTAATATCTCTGCCGCCgccatattttaaaattgtattaaaaaaatcttaaaactTATTGATTTTGCGGTATAATTATCAATATTTAATTAACATGATTGCAGTAGGTGCTAAATGCTAGTCGAACAATATAGTAGCGCTTAGTGCTTAGGTGGACTAAGCAGCGACTAGACGgctaactgaaaaaaaaaaaaaaaaaaaaaacagtgtcGGACGCCTAAGcctatttttgaaataatgttAATTAgacactaaaataaataattccttgtgaataattaaattaaaatttaaaattttaatatttgcagGAAATGGATTGAAAGGAAAACGCAGCAAGGCAGCATACTTGGACAACTGGGTGCTGAACAACACGCTTTTAGCCTCCGGCGAGTCGGCGTTCCAAATTGAGTTCGAATGGAGTGAAGATTTTGGGGTTCCGGAAGCATTCATCATCAAGAACAATCATCCCAATGAGTTCTACCTCAAAACCCTAACCCTTGAAGATGTTCCCAATCATGGCCAAGTCCATTTCGCTTGCTTCTCCTGGGTTTATCCCGCCAGTAAGTACAACTACGAGCGCATCTTCTTTTCAAACCAGGTACGCAttttttctgcatttttttttggagttgcCGTAATGTTCATCGGATTCGATGTTGATTTTCTTCATATTAGGTCAAATTTTGAATGGTATGCCTTTGCGATTAGCCttaaattttttcatttcttttaataaataGAAACCGAGCATTTATagaaccttcaaaaaaaaaaaattgatatctGAGGAGCATGCATATGTGGTTCATTGTTCGAATTGTTCAATTTGgataccaatatatatatatatatatatgtgtgtgtgtgtgtgtgtgtgtgtatatgtatatgtacttTTCTCTAGTTTTCTTTTTGAATtatcatatactccgtattcaAATTTGTGTTGAAGCGTGTGTTTAATGATTTCATTCAGTTTGATTTGGGTTTATCTTATTTGATTTCATGTCTTAATTCTTGTAGGCATATCTTCCAAGCCAAACACCTGCCCCGTTGAAGAAATATCGTGAGGAAGAATTAGTGAACTTGAGAGGAACAGGAACTGGCGAGCTTAAGGAATGGGACAGGGTGTACGACTATGCCTACTACAATGACTTGGGTGATCCAGACAAAGGTGCAGAATATGCCCGGCAAATCTTGGGTGGAAACTCAGAGTATCCTTATCCTCGACGAGGAAGGACAGGCAGAGCACCAACAAAAACTGGTAACACATACTCATAAATGTTGTCCATCTTTTGATCAGATTTAATTAAGTACCTTGATTTGAAGTTCCATTATCGCCTTGGCAGATCCTAATTCTGAGAGCAGAATTCCACTGATTACAAGCTTGGACATTTATGTTCCGAGGGATGAGAAATTTGGACACCTGAAATTGGCAGACTTTCTTACTTATGCATTGAAATCTGTTGCTCAGTTCCTTCTCCCTGAATTTGAGTCTCTGTTTGATTCCACCCCGACTGAGTTTGACAGCTTTCAAGATATACTTAATCTCTATGAAGGAGGGATCAAGCTGCCGCAAGGGCCTTTGCTTACGGCCATCGCAGATAACATTCCCATTGAGATGCTTAAAGAACTTATCCGAAGTGATGGGGAGGGACTCTTTAAATTCCCTACCCCACAGGTTATCCAACGTAAGCTTTAGTCCATTTCCTTATAGTGCCCTTTTCTTTCTCCTATAAGGCTATAAATGTCTTACTTCCTAAACGTGGATGATGCAATAGAGGATAAAACTGCATGGAGAACGGATGAAGAATTTGGAAGAGAAATGTTGGCTGGAGTGAACCCTGTCATCATCAGTCGCCTCCAAGTAAATTGACTTCACTAAATGATTTAAATTTCTTAGCgaaggaaaatgaaacaaacGGAGTCTGAAGCTTAGGTTAAAGATTGATCCTTacattgtttaattttataaatgtaGGAGTTCCCACCAAAAAGCAAACTGGACCCTACGGTTTATGGCAACCAAACCAGTACAATTACCAAAGAGCACATCCAGCAAAACTTAGATGGCCTTACAGTTGAGGaggtaatttcattttatttgttgCTTGCActtattttctacaatcaaaTGGTAGTCTCTATCcataaaatattgaaatgtgTGATACATTTTTACAGGCGATCGCGAATAACCGGCTATTCATATTGAACCACCATGACACCCTTATGCCATATTTGAGGCGCATAAATACAACAAATAACAAGATATATGCCTCAAGAACCCTGCTTTTGTTGAACACAGATGGCACTTTGAAGCCTGTTGCAATTGAGCTCAGCTTGCCTAATCCACTTGGAGATAAATTTGGTGCTGATAGCAAAGTGTACACACCAGCTGAACAAGGGGTTGAAAAAGGGTTGTGGGAATTGGCTAAAGCTTATGTTGCAGTGAATGATTCTGGTGTTCATCAGCTGATCAGCCACTGGTATACATATTGCCTATTAAAAAAGAACTTTGTTATTGGATCTATTAACCATTCTTTACATTTTAGATTCTTAATGTTGAATGTCTATCACAGGTTGAACACACATGCAGTAATTGAGCCATTTGTGATAGCAACAAATAGGCAACTGAGCGCGCTTCACCCAATATATAAGCTTCTGCATCCCCATTTCCGTGACACAATGACTATCAATGCCTTGGCTAGACAGATCTTGATTAATGCTGGTGGAGTTCTTGAGAAAACAGTGTTTCCTGACAGATATGCAATGGAAATGTCTGCTGTAGTCTACAAGGACTGGGTTTTCCCTGATCAAGCACTCCCAACTGATCTTGTTAAGAGGTATGCCATGATTCCTGTATAAAGCATTGTCTTGTATCATTACCTTAACTTTGGAACCATAAACTCAATGGATGAATTGTAACAGAGAGGTTTCACTATTTACAATGATATGTCACTATGAAGCAACTAGTTGAACTTGTATAAGTTTTTCAACTTTGCTCTTAAGGCTTAACCAGTGTTGTAATATATTGCTATGAGTCATATGACACTGACAGTTACACAACTTGATGTTTCAGAGGTGTGGCTGTTGAGGACTCAAGTTCCCCAAACGGTGTTCGCTTACTAATTCAAGACTATCCATATGCTGTTGATGGGCTAGAAATATGGTCGTCCATCAAAACATGGGTACAAGACTACTGCAAGATCTATTACAAATCTGATGACGTGGTTCAGAAAGATACTGAACTGCAGGCCTGGTGGAAGGAGCTCAGAGAGCAAGGACATGGCGATTTGAAAGACAAGCCGTGGTGGCCAAAAATGCAGACAGTCCAGGAGCTGATCGACTCATGTACCATTATTATCTGGATAGCCTCTGCTCTTCATGCAGCAGTCAACTTTGGTCAATACCCTTATGCTGGTTACCTCCCTAACCGCCCTACATTGAGCCGCAGATTCATGCCTGTGCCTGGAACAGATGACTATAAGGAGCTTGAGGCTGATCCAGATAAGGTTTTCCTCAAAACAATCACTGCTCAGTTGCAGACTCTCCTTGGTGTTTCCCTTATTGAAATTCTGTCAAGGCATGCTTCGGATGAGGTGTACCTAGGGAAAAGAGAGTGCCCCGAGTGGACAAAGGACCAGGAAGCACTAGATGCATTTGCACGATTTGGAACAAAGCTCGGTGAAATCGAGGACAGCATAATGAAAATGAACACTGAGGGAAAACTGAAAAACAGGACAGGGCCTGTGAAAGTGCCATACACCCTACTCTTCCCTACAAGTGAAGCTGGTCTCACTGGCAAAGGCATTCCCAACAGTGTTTCCATCTAAAGCTTCTCAATTGAGTGTGATTTCATTTGGATGGTTGATATGTGTAGTGGTTTCGTATGAATAAATCTCCCTCCCGAAACCGTGTATGTTGGTGTGTGATTCATGTTAATAAATACCATCCTCTGCATTGTAATTTGTAATGTTGCATGAGTGAATATAAAAAATTCTCTTTCGTAAGGAATATCACAAATTGCTATcctatgccttaattgctcagACCCTAACCAATGCTGAACATCATAGGCTGTttctttatcttatttttagttctttttagtttttggaCAAGTACGTTTGATTTATTAAATCAAGATGAgattaaacttttataaagtCCTTGAAAATTACAAAGTTGTGAAAGAACCTAGAATTATTGTCACCTTTTCTTTTAGatatttttactaattaaattttatcaaGCAACTGAAGCACAAACAAGATAGCAGGGGCACAAGATCAAGCCCCCCAACAAGTGTAGACAACCTCAACAAAGCAAATCAACTAAAATTATAAGAACATTGACAAGACTATCCATAGTCAAGACCAACAAGCAGATCTGTCACCTCGTTCGACCGCAAAACATCATCCTCGTACATTTCATCGTCCAATTCAGACTTAGACTGAGAAATCACCCTCGACCTGTGAATCCCTTCAAGCTCTCGGTACTGTCTAGGAGTTCTAAACAATAAGGCCCTTTTAGCACTACTCCTAGCTCGATTAGAGAAGGGAACAAGGTTACTAAAAGGAGGGAGGCTAGAGGGGGTAGCATTTGAATCAATAGTGGAGGAAAAGTTCGGAGATTTATGGTCAATACTAGCCCAACTCGTTTCTTTCAAAGGAACAATGGGCAAAGTATTTTGGTTGCGTTTAAGGAAAGGACTTTGGGTTTGAAGATTCTCAGTTGAATCGAGGGGAAAGATAGAAGTATTTGAATTGGAATTAGGAAGGAGAGAATTATCAATAGAATCTGCCCTGTGGCCCTTTCTCCTCATGGACCTGGTTTGAACACCCACACccaaacccaaacccaaacccaaacccaaacccaaaccAAAAGGTTGAAGGCttctttttttactttgtttagGTGTAACAACTGGACCAGACCCAGAAATTTCACCACTTTTATTCCTCCTATCACTCCCAGTCCCAGATTTGCATGACGTAAAAAGGTGGCCAAGCTTGAAACATTTGGAGCAAAAAGAAGGAACATTTTCATACTCTAATCTTTGCCAAAACCCATCCTCTGGATCAACCCACACCGCCGCAAGCGGCGACTCCTTCCGCGTGCTCCAATCCGGCGACCAACGAGTGAGGCGCATTGGTTTACCGGCAACCATCGGGAGCCCCTTCGCTAACACCTTCTCACAATCGTCCTCCCTCGAGAACTTGATCAGAATATGGCGCAAATCCAGTGATCCCACGTGAGCAGAGCCTGTGAGTGAAAACGTTGATTGAAATTTCTCGCGGATTAACTCTAATGGAGGCCGACCCTTGGAAAACTTCCCAACCAAGGTCACTCGTTCTTCGATTTCAGCAAGTCTTCCCCATTCATCTTTGGAAAATCTCACCGCCGGCTTACCCTGATGGAATGAAATATCACAATATTTAAAGTGCACAGGATCAAGATTCAAGTGTTGGTCAACATACAGAGTgcaattttttttgataaatactaaaaactaaactaaaaaaCCAAACACAAAACTAAACCATATGTTAGGAACAAGTGTAtttattagattttgatgataccaaacaaGTTAGGAACTTTAGTCcctaattcttttaattttctaaacTTAGTAGATTTAGCAAGAGTCATTCCCATTTTTGGTcgtactgttattggggcattgccaattttagtctacttcattaatttttgctacATTGTGGCccgtcttatttagtccttgccacttttagtccaccgttaaaattccTGTCCAATTGGCCATCTAAAACATGGGTATTttcatcttttcatgctttggtcatctcctttaccctttgtagtggtttttcttacacattttcatccaatggaGACCTAAATCTTTCTATGCGACGTCTCCTATTTTGGAcgactacaaagggtaaaggagaaaGGAGAAAGGGACGACTataaatgtgtaaggaaaaccactgtaaagggtaaaggagatgaccaaaatatgaaaagacgaaaatacccctgttttggacggtcatttgacgagaattttaacggtggactaaaagtgacaatgattaaataagactggcctcaatgtggcaaaaattaatgaagtggactaaaattggcaatgccccaataacagtaggaccaaaaatggcaaTGACTCATTCAGCAATGTAATTCCAGAAGGTTCACTTAGAGAATAGAAAATGAACTCTACTAACCTGAAAGTAAACTATATATGTTCGAAAAGTAACATCAACAAAATTTAGTCTCGAAAGGTCAACAGGAAAATTCGAAAAGTCGCCTTCGAGAAGTTGAAGACTCAAGTCCGAGAAGCTAAATATTCTAGAAGTCAAAAACCAAGAGTCAAGCGCCGAAGAGTTATAGACTAGAAGGTTCAATGGTAAAAAAAATGGAAGGGCCAACTTTACCGGAAACTTGGGGAATGAAAAGTTAACTTCCGAGAGGCAAAGGATCAACTCTACGCGAAGTTGAATCCCGAAAGGTTGCTAAGGTTTGATCCGAAAGGTTAACCACGAGAAGTCACTAGTTACTTTTCGAATCTACTTTTCGGACATTCTCTGAATGAACAATTATCAACCTTAAAATCAAAAGTCACAATAAGAATGTTGCAAGGAAAAGGAATCCTAGGTATACATGCCAAGAAAGATCTCCAGAATAAACCCTGAAACTTTGCATATATAGTTCAAAAAGTAAGAAGCACGCTCATAAAGTGGATACAATGTTTGAAAATCTGACAAAAGCAACCTAACATCCGTACCACTAGTCAATAATCAATGCACATGAACTCAACTTTTATAAATAGATCTGGGTAGTTATTTATAAGGAGATctccctttttttctttctttctcaatACATATTAGCTTACTTACATCATTCTCAAATTTAGATCAATTCGAAGTAAAAGATAAACTCTTCAAATTCAAGTTGTAACAACACTTTAGTTTAGATTCAAGTTAAATACTTTctatttccttttcaatttaATCTACTTTTATTTCAAGTCTTCAATTTCAATTATGTCTTCCTTTATGCAATTCCTTTGTGATTTCACTTTTAAGTTCCAAATCATGTGTAGTAAAACTTTCTTTGGGATTTGGATTGATCTACTCTTGTTTTAGATGCTTTTATGAATTCAATTGTAT
This region of Ipomoea triloba cultivar NCNSP0323 chromosome 15, ASM357664v1 genomic DNA includes:
- the LOC116005582 gene encoding uncharacterized protein LOC116005582, giving the protein MHTLIREMGKIIREMGRDIVYFESSDNPSERSRLCCPNDINEVLLRHKGKPAVRFSKDEWGRLAEIEERVTLVGKFSKGRPPLELIREKFQSTFSLTGSAHVGSLDLRHILIKFSREDDCEKVLAKGLPMVAGKPMRLTRWSPDWSTRKESPLAAVWVDPEDGFWQRLEYENVPSFCSKCFKLGHLFTSCKSGTGSDRRNKSGEISGSGPVVTPKQSKKRSLQPFGLGLGLGLGLGLGVGVQTRSMRRKGHRADSIDNSLLPNSNSNTSIFPLDSTENLQTQSPFLKRNQNTLPIVPLKETSWASIDHKSPNFSSTIDSNATPSSLPPFSNLVPFSNRARSSAKRALLFRTPRQYRELEGIHRSRVISQSKSELDDEMYEDDVLRSNEVTDLLVGLDYG
- the LOC116005581 gene encoding probable linoleate 9S-lipoxygenase 5 translates to MLLGKLVEALSPTKKIKGSVVLMRKNVLDFNDFNASIVDNLTDFLGQKVSLELVSSAQADLGNGLKGKRSKAAYLDNWVLNNTLLASGESAFQIEFEWSEDFGVPEAFIIKNNHPNEFYLKTLTLEDVPNHGQVHFACFSWVYPASKYNYERIFFSNQAYLPSQTPAPLKKYREEELVNLRGTGTGELKEWDRVYDYAYYNDLGDPDKGAEYARQILGGNSEYPYPRRGRTGRAPTKTDPNSESRIPLITSLDIYVPRDEKFGHLKLADFLTYALKSVAQFLLPEFESLFDSTPTEFDSFQDILNLYEGGIKLPQGPLLTAIADNIPIEMLKELIRSDGEGLFKFPTPQVIQQDKTAWRTDEEFGREMLAGVNPVIISRLQEFPPKSKLDPTVYGNQTSTITKEHIQQNLDGLTVEEAIANNRLFILNHHDTLMPYLRRINTTNNKIYASRTLLLLNTDGTLKPVAIELSLPNPLGDKFGADSKVYTPAEQGVEKGLWELAKAYVAVNDSGVHQLISHWLNTHAVIEPFVIATNRQLSALHPIYKLLHPHFRDTMTINALARQILINAGGVLEKTVFPDRYAMEMSAVVYKDWVFPDQALPTDLVKRGVAVEDSSSPNGVRLLIQDYPYAVDGLEIWSSIKTWVQDYCKIYYKSDDVVQKDTELQAWWKELREQGHGDLKDKPWWPKMQTVQELIDSCTIIIWIASALHAAVNFGQYPYAGYLPNRPTLSRRFMPVPGTDDYKELEADPDKVFLKTITAQLQTLLGVSLIEILSRHASDEVYLGKRECPEWTKDQEALDAFARFGTKLGEIEDSIMKMNTEGKLKNRTGPVKVPYTLLFPTSEAGLTGKGIPNSVSI